The following DNA comes from Streptomyces sp. NBC_00273.
GTTCCGAGGCCTACTGGTACTCCCCCGCCGTCTACGGCACGGTCCGCACCGGCGGCGGCCCGCAGCAGCTCCTGGAGGACCGGAGGACCGGCGTGACCCCGCTGGGCACCGTCCCCGCCTCGGGCCAGGTCGACGTCACCGTGCAGACGCGCACGAAGGGCGCGGACGCGGGCGCGTACCCGCTCGGCTGCCTGGACCGCACCGCCCTCGACGCGGCCGTCCGCCACCTCACCGCCACCGGCGCCACCGCGGTCCGCCCGGGCGGCCACACCATCGGGGCCACCCTCCCCGCGCCCACCGGGGGCACGGCCGTCATCGCCACGACCGCCGTCCCGGGCTGGCAGTGTTCGGCCCCGCTGAAGCCCTTCCACGGCCTGCTGGCCGTGGACCTCCCGCCGGGCACGACCGAGGTCTCCTGCACCTTCACCCCGAAGGGCCTAGCCCCGGGCCTCGCGGGCGCCGCGCTGTCCCTCCTGACCCTCGCCGCCGTCCACCTCACAACGCTGCGCCGCCGGCGCCAGCGTCTGTACGGGGGTAATCCCCTGGTTCGAGAGCGCTCGTAAGCCGTTGTTCAGTACATTGACCGCCTTGATCACCGGGGCGGGGGCGACGGCAGATGACCAGGGACGCGGACCCGACGGGTGGGGGCGGACTCGACGACCGGGTCCCGTTCCTGGCCCGGCTGGAACAGGCGGACGGTGCGGCGTTACGGGCGCTCGGCCGTGAGGTGCTCTACCCACCCCGCGGCACCCTGCTCCACCAGGACGAGCCCACTGCCCACGTCCTGTTGGTGCTCCGGGGCTGGACCAAGGTCACCGTGGCCCATCCCAACGGCTACCAGGCCCTGCTCGCGCTGCGCGGGCCGGGCGACATCATCGGCGAGTCCGCGGCCCTGACCCGCCGCCCGCGCTCCGCGACCGTGACCGCCCTCGAACACGTCCGCGCCGTCGTCATCGAGCAGGAGCGCTTCCGCGTCTTCCTCGGTAGCTCCCCCGAGGTCTCCCTCCAACTGTTGGCCCTCGTCTCCGACCGCACACGTGCCGCCGACCGACGCAACCTCCAGTTCGCCTCGGTTCCGGTCCGCGAGCGACTCGCAGTGCTCCTGCTGGACCTGGCACACATCCACGGCCGGCGCACGGAGGAAGGGGTGGAGGTCGCAGTCCCGCTCACGAAGCAGGAACTGGCGGGCGCCGTGAGCGCCTCCCGCGAGATGGTCCAGCGCGAGCTGAAGGCCCTGCGGGACCGGGGCGTCATCAATACGGGCCGGCGCACGCTGGTGATCGTGCGGCCGGACGTGCTGCACCGCATTGCGCGGGGTCGGCCCCAACCGTCCTGAGACAGGGCACCGATCCGTCAGTGCCCATGGTTCAGT
Coding sequences within:
- a CDS encoding Crp/Fnr family transcriptional regulator; amino-acid sequence: MTRDADPTGGGGLDDRVPFLARLEQADGAALRALGREVLYPPRGTLLHQDEPTAHVLLVLRGWTKVTVAHPNGYQALLALRGPGDIIGESAALTRRPRSATVTALEHVRAVVIEQERFRVFLGSSPEVSLQLLALVSDRTRAADRRNLQFASVPVRERLAVLLLDLAHIHGRRTEEGVEVAVPLTKQELAGAVSASREMVQRELKALRDRGVINTGRRTLVIVRPDVLHRIARGRPQPS